A segment of the Trifolium pratense cultivar HEN17-A07 linkage group LG7, ARS_RC_1.1, whole genome shotgun sequence genome:
GACTAGCTAGATATATTTAGTAACAAGTGCTAGATTCACGTGGAGAATCCGTCGACAACTAACTTTTGTTGGAAGGaagcgtaaaaaaaaaaaccaattcgTGACATTCACGAAGAAACTTGTTCGCTATATATAGCATTActctaaaaatattgatcatcgatgacgacggtgaagatacgactaagacttcgaatgtggtctataaggaagtcttccgtaatataacataattttctttgtataaatatttatccaaaattattgttgaactatcgtttaatgttactcaacttttttcatataccttacattattggaattatcatatcttatttaatcttTATATATCTTACCGCTAATCAGactcgtgcaccgcacgggtcgatgttctagtgtTGTCAAAATACGATAGTCATATGATTTTTATaggatattaaataattaaatcatATTAAGATATTTGAacctttgttaaaaaaaattgattaaaaaaaacgtGATTGATGCATGCATAAAATATGTTGTCAAAATTgcttaaaatatttgaaagattTGATGGATGTCTTGATTTACCGTAGAACATAattgatgattatatttataGGAAGGATACATTTGTAAATATTTAAAAGTAGtgtttaatgaaaaaaaaacttaaaaaagaaataaaattgcATTAAATACTTGTCACTTATTAATCATATCAACAGTGTACTGGTACACACCTACGTATAGAATATTTAATTAGAACCGCCATGCGCCCTGATTGGCCGAAAAGGCTACCTAACATTCTGGATGGACACACGGAAAAAGGTTTGGATAACATTTGAAGTAAAGCTGACTCGTCCTTGACATGGCACCGCGTTGCAATTGCAAACATACTGGCTGGCAGCAGCGATTCTGATCCTGCTACTCTGATCTAGACTCTAGTAGAtcattttgaattttctttGTAGTACTATGTAATATGTATGTATCTGTGTactagtagtattttttttacgaaGGGAGTAAACAGTCACTTTGATCCCCGAAAGTGGCACTCGCTGTCATATTAGTCCCTGAATCatcaaaaaacatttaaaactCCCTGAATGTAACTTCCGTTAGTCAAAATAGTCCCCGACGTCAAGTTTTAGCAAAGAACTGTTTGATAGTGCTGATGTGGACAATTTGTTGACTTTGTTGACCAATATGTGTCacttttctttaaaatttgatgCCACGTAGGCATGGACCatattgaaggaaaaattaaacaaaaaggAAGATGAAcattgagggactaaattgacaaagaaaaaatcacCCCCAAATATAAAGTGGGAATCCaaaatcttcttcctcttctgtttcaccaaaacaaaatcttcttcctcttctcatGGCCATGTTCTTCTTATTCTCATtgaagttttatcaatcataatcttTATACCATTTTTGAAATCCTTGAAAGATGAAAGGGGGAGGTAAAGTGGGAATCCAAAATCATCTACATACATTATTTTActatttgatttggttttgaaATCCTTAGTAATTAAGAATATCGAAAAATCCACTCAAATTTGTTTGAACATATCTGGAGAAGACAAGTGCAATTTCAATTTATGTTAGAGGCTTCTTTATAGTTGTTTATGAAGAAGTTAGATAGTTTTTGAAAAAGTTGAGATGAATAAGTTAATTTCAATTTATGTTAGAGGCTGCTTTATGATTATGGAGAGgttatgattgataaaatttcAATGAGAATAGGAAGAAGATGGAGatgggaagaggaagaagatgaagattgatttagggttttataTTTGGAGGTGATTTTCTCTTTTAGTCACTTTAGTCCCTCAATgttcatctttctttttgtccTATTTTGCGTTCAATATGGTCCCCGCTTACGTGGcatcaaattttaaagaaagtGACATGTATTGGTCAATGAAGTCAACAAATCGTCCACGTCAGCACATCAAACGGTTCTTTGCTAAAAATTTACGTCAGGGACTATTCTGACTAACGAAAATTACATTCAGGGATCTTAAAATGTTTTTTGATGATTCAGGGACTACTACGACAGCAAGTGCCAATTTCAGGGACCAAACTGACTGTTTGCTCGAATGAAGGGAATAGATTAACGTTAGATTGTTCTCTTGCTGTGaacaggggcgtctccgagttttagaaGGTTCTGTGCTAAATATAAAAGTGaccctttaataaaaaaatataatttttttttaaaaaaaaaattcaatttaaattgcatataatataaaaaaaaaaaaatcattcttattcttgtaaacatataaattatcaatattaaaccaattgaaTTAAATCAAATGGGACAAGAaatctatacatataataaagagaatacttttttttggtgtgaattttttttatttccaacTTTACTCTCTCATACATGAGTGGTTGATTCAAGGAATTGGTAACCGCAtgcataaccatttttggtgtggacttttcataataccaacaatacctttattttttttagcaataaaaattttttattaacaaattcaccataacataagtcacaaattttttttagtagcgaaaatcttttattaacaaactcaccataacataagacatgtcgTTTTTTTTGGACATAGTTAGACACAAGCATGCGCGGAACGCGtctgtctggcccgctagtacaaaataattatctttgtatataacgtaaAAAAGGATTCAGTCGTTGTGATCGGAGgagggtgtgtgtgtgtggggacTTTAACGCTGTGAAGAATGCTGACGAACGACGTTCTTCACGGGCGGGGCACCGTTCTTTGGATTCTATCCCTTTCAATCGCTTCATCGAAGAAAACACCTTGGTCGACCTTCCTTTGAGTGGGCGAAAGTTTACGTGGTATAAAGGGGATGGTCTCTCGATGAGTCGTTTAGACAGGTTTTTGCTTTCCGAGGAATGGTGTTTGGCTTGGCCAAATTGTATGCAGGTGGCGCAGATGCAGAGTCTATCTGATCATTGTCCCCTGATTTTGTCAGCTAATGAGGAGAATTGGGGGCCCCGACCATCGAGGTTGTTGAAGTGTTGGTCAGATGTCCCTGGATATAAGCTCTTTGTGAAGGATAAATGGAATTCTTTTCAGGTTGACGGCTGGGGGGGTTATGTTCTTAAAGAGAAATTTAAGATGATTAAGCTGGCTCTGAAAGAATGGCATCTGACTCACACTCATATCTTATCCAGTAAGATAGATTCCCTTAAAGCTCGGCTTTCTCACCTTGATCAGAAGGGGGAGGAGGATGATCCTTTGGATGACGAGGTTGAGGAACTTCATGGGATAATGTCGGATATTCGATCTCTATCTCGGATGAATGCCAGCATCTCCTGGCAGCAGTCTCGCTCGTTGTGGCTCAAAGAAGGAGATGCTAATTCTAAGTATTTGATGCGCTGCAAGTATACAGCCTTGCcgcgtgtagttttaaaagattatcgatcccacagAGACCAATAGTCGACCTACCGTTATCTAATGTTAcgttgtaaatctaaggctaaatagtaaatagtagtagaatttttaaataaaacaaaaagaaaatatttttttgggtttttagaATAATAAAGCGTATTGCTAGGATGAGCTCTTAGTTGCTTCACAGGGTTCGATATTTAATTCGCGCTAAGTAAAATTACTACCGCATCTAATtgtcgtattttaataaaagcgatgctccaggcgaaagccgttctcacttccagctttcacaactctcatcatgaaattataaaatacttatcaAAGTAGTTTTCGTGCTAAGTAAAATTACTACACCACCTAGTTGTCGTATTTTAATAAAGTCGATGCTCCAGGCGAAAGCCGTTCTCACTTCCAGctctcacaactctcatcatgaaattaataaaatactttacaaaGTAGTTGCGTTGCTTCTAGATATTTAGTGGTGTAAACAATTAAGTTTTCGAATTATATTggtttaaaaacactaatctcagctatCGCGAATCTTGACTAATGTTGTAGATTATAAAGGTGATGCTAAACTCTCGTCTCACATCCGCTAATAAAGTACTTTTTGAAaaccaaatataattaaattacttcTAATCCTAAGTGGGCGTTCTTCCGAATTAGAAATAATTATCGACTCTAATCCTAAGTGGGCGTTCTTCCGAATTAGAAtcaatgttcagtttttactatctagtagaaatctcatgTGGCGTTCTATGTTGATcctactttaattaattctcactctcgtgacaaattatagtcatttaaaaataaaaactgctTAAAGAAAACTTAAAAGAAACTAGCGCGCGAACTAACTATCGAAACCCTACTAGCTACTAATCACACATCCTAGCAATATTaaattagctagacataactaaaactaaagacgaaataaataaataagcgggaaataaaaacataaagcaaataaataaataaagcataaataaataaaaacaataaagaaaaataaaagaaagaaaataaaataaaaacctgGACAAAAGCTCCAAGGAATAACGTCggcacaaaagaaaataatattcaacTTTAGAAAGAATTCCCGCAAAGGCTTAAGAATTCTTTCCAACTAACTATACGAGTTATATTCTCGTTTTACAAGTTAATTGTTACAAAGTTGTGTGTCTAGAAAGTGGAGAAAAGGGGCCTATTTATACTAATTTCACAAGAGACAAAACATCAAtttggccgatgtgggacttaaggAAAAATAGCGCGTGACCGTTTGATGAAACGTGTGGCCATGATGAAAAAGGAATGTGGCGGGTGCCACCTTGTGTGCATGTGGCGGTTGCCACTTTTGGTTGGCTGGTGGGCGCCACTTTGGAGGAGCTGGCAGTTGCCATTTTTCCTTGGTGGCAGGCGCCACTTCTTTGCTTTTGtgtgggctgcacatgtgtggctcAATTGGCTGCACGTGTGTGGCCTTTTTGTCCGGTTTTTGCTCCTTTTTGGTCCGTTTTCGCTcttttcttcaactcgtacaatttttatctgtttatttaaaatacgagaaataagtaacgattcataatataaaacttcgaaatcgaaataaaaataattaaaatataatagtaaattaactaaataaatagcatatttttaggcgtatcaaactcccctaaacttgaaccattgcttgtcctcaagcaatttagcttgcatatagaaaacatttgaaatgcgaagcaactcacacacacagacttagaggaaaataacatcacaagtactcatacgtggtcagaaattcaaatcagctaagattaattagttaggttctttacacaatcaagaagggtatttcaacgacacacaaagttctccctcttATACATATCGAATTCGGATCATGCCGTTGtactaaaatctaaatcttctcctttgtttcatcctttttctttctagacagtcacattaagaccctttatctatgtcacacacatggtaagaaaATCGGTTAGCgtctttattcatctttttcaacctgcaattagcttgatgatacaaatttgatgatacaaattttgtattagcaatcatataaatattttccaaggtttaaccgtattaccacagtatgaccttatatatattttttctttaaggtttaaccgtattaccacagtatgaccttaaaAATCTGCTTAGATGATtcgcttatattcatcgacaaacttacttaatgtgtgactttatagatggtgtccgactggatagataaactactaaaggattccacaaatttaaatcaggagattttggcacaatggttattcaaattgatatctatactagggagacttctgggtgttggaaaaataccgATTTTGTTGTGAAATTCCCTAATTTCCTTAACTTAGCCTCTCGTCTTTTCTTAACCTATATACTTTCTAAGTGAGCTATTAGCCTAAGTCTttgaaaaaattttaatttggctcaagaaaaggaaaaatttagaaagaCCAAAGAAGAtactataaatttaattttttttattatgcgaaaggaaataaaaattcaaataactaagaattaaaagtaaatagagatagtagaatactcccctaaacttaaatccaacagTGTCCTCACTGTTGCAACTCAAGAGTAGTTTTGGAGCGTAAAACCTGTGGCAACAGCCCTGCATCTTATGTTGGGTTTGCAGAATTTGGTTTTGCTGGGCTTGCATGGATGTCACTTGTTCCATCATCTCCTCTTGTTGTTGATGCATGGCATAGAATAATCCATCGCACTCTTGATTTAGTGCGTTTTGGGCGTGTATCTCATGGAGTACATCATTGATGGAGCTTCGCCTGGATGAGGAGGAACTACCtgcaaaagtgttagaaaaatgtGTAGTGTGTGCAAGTGGAACAATGCTTGCGCCCCCACCAGCAGCAACATTTGGAGAAATGTGCGTGGGAGCTCTATTAGTCACAGGATCATCAGAGatagttataaaaaataaataaataaataaaagaaagcaaaaattaaacaagaattaaagaaaactcatgggttgcctcccatgcagcGCTTTGTTTAACGTCGGTTAGCTCGACTTTTTAGACCTATAGGTCAACATGGTTCCTCCTCTAGACTCACATCTTTTAAATTATGCTCAATATTCTTGGGTCTCCATTTGAAAATGTCAGACCATTTCATAggtcttctcttctttttttctttctttttcttagagACACCCGGGGGTATTTTATTTTGAGCGATGTTATTTTCTGGGTGGTCTTTTAATATGTCGGGAGGTATTTTCTTAGAAACGGGGCCTTTTAATTTATTCGGAGCCACAGGGGTTCCTTTTTGGAGTCTTGATGGAGTTTTTAGTTTTAAAGTTGGTTTAACATGGCTAGGTTTAGGAACTTGTGTAATCTCTAAACATTTAGCTAGGTCGTCATCACCATTTTTATGAGTTGGAGGAGTGgaagtttttaaaatttcagaatGTTTAGTTTGATCCTTCTCACTCTCTTTTCTACATTCTTGGATGACGTCTACCATGTAACAACTATCGTCTATAGCTGGTGCTTTCATGAGTTGCGTTAAAATAAATTCGGCTTTTTCTTCACCTACTACAAACGTTAGCTTTCCTTCCTTTACGTCTATTACGGCTCCGGCAGTTGCTAagaatggccttcctaaaatGATAGGTGTATTGGAATCTTCCCTTATGTCCATGACTATAAAATCGGTAGGGATATAGAATTGACCTACACGTACTGGCACGTTTTCTAGTATACCTAAGGGGTATTTGACAGAACGGTCAGCGAATTGTATTGACATTTTAGTTGGTCTCAATTCTCCTAAATTAAGTTTTTCGCATATGGACATAGGCATTAAGCTGATACTGGCTCCTAAATCGCATAGGGCCCTATCTATTACATAGTTTCCAATTACACAGGGTATGGAAAAACTTCCCGGGTCTTTTAGCTTATGAGGCATATCATTTTGGAGTATGGCGCTACACTCGGCAGTAAGCATAACGATTTCCTCATCCtcgatctttttctttttagttaaAATTTCTTTGAGAAACTTAGCGTATGAGGGCATTTGGGTAATGGCTTCCGTAAAAGGTATTgtgatgttcaatttttttagaagttCTACAAATTTCCTAAACTGTCCCTCGCTTTTGGATTTCTCAAATCTTTGAGGATACGGGATGGGTGGTTGATATGGTGGTGGGGGTATATAAGGTTTCTTCTTTTCTATGATTTCCTCCCCACtattttctttatcttttatgTTTTGTTCACTCTCTCCCTTGGTTACCTCATCTGAGTCTTGGTGTATGGTTGGAGTATTGGTTCTAGGGTCGGCTGGTCCTTCGTATCGGTTCCCACTTCTTAATATAATAGCATTAACATGTCCCCTTGGGTTTGGCTCAGGTTGGCCTGGAAAAATGCCTGCGGGAGCAGCAGTTGATGCTTGTTTTTGTGCTACTTGTGCTATTTGAGTTTCTAGCATCCTAGTGTGAGTGGTCAAGACATCTAACCTGCTTGTTAATTGCTTAATTTGCTCATTAGTGTGTATGTTTTGATTTAGGACTTCCTTGTTAGTTTGAGTTTGTATGGCTATGAAGTTCTCTATCATCAATTCAAGGTTTGACTTCATAGGAGCATTTTGAGCAGGTTTTTGGAATCCTGGTGGCGAAGGAGTAGGTGCTTGGCCAGGTGCATATAAAGCGTTGTTGCTATTGTACGAAAGGTACGGGTGATTTCTCTGGTTTTGGTTGTAAGAATTCCCTTGAGTGTAATTCACTTGGTCGGTGGGAGCTTCGGTTAGAAGTCGACATTCAGCGATAGCGTGACCTTGAGCTCCGCACAACTCACAATTTTGTATTGTTGCAGCCATGGTGGCTTTGGGTGCGTTGGTTAGACTCTCTATCTTTTGAGTTAAGGCATCTAACTTGGCGTTGATGTGGTCCATGTTGCTGATTTCGTACATTCCACCTTTCGTTTGAGGTTTCTCTACTGTTGTTCTCTCGTTTCCCCACTGATAATGGTTCTGAGCCATGCTCTCGATAAGCTGATAGGCTTGGTTGTATGGTTTATCCATAAGTGCGCCACCAGCTGCGGCGTCTATTGTCATTCTTGTATTATACAAGAGACCATTGTAAAAGGTGTGGATAATTAGCCAATTTTCGAGCCCATGATGAGGACATATCCTAATCATTTCTTTATATCTTTCCCAAGCTTCGAAAAGAGACTCGTTGTCCCTTTGTCTAAATCCATTGATTTGGGCTCTTAGCATAGCAGTTTTGCTAGGCGGGAAATATCTTGCTAAAAAGACTTTCTTCAACTCGTCCCATGTTGCGACGGAGTTGGATGGTAGGGACTGGAGCCAGGCTCTAGCTTTATCCCTTAATGAGAATGGGAATAAACGAAGTCTTATAGCTTCGGGACTGACACCATTAGCTTTGATAGTATCGGCATATTGCAAGAATATGGACAAATGTAGATTAGGGTCGTCCGCGGGATTTCCggagaattggttttgttgtaCTATAGCCAACAATGAAGGTTTAAGCTCGAAATTGTTTGCTTCAATAGCGGGGGCAGCGATGCTATTATGCGGTTCTTCTTGCGAAGGAATAGCGTAAGATCTAAGTGGACGATTTTCAGCCATGACTGGTTCGTCAACTATTTCGTTAATGATTTCTTCGGTTACTTCAAGAGTGAGAATTTCGGTTTCGATATTCTCGGGTTGAGTACTTAAATTTCGGCGTCGTTCGTTAAGAAGACGCTCGGGTTCGTCAAAGGGTTGCTCAATTATCTCGCCTCGTGAGCGAGTATTGGgcataaaacaaaaagaaaaaaattgcctTAGTCTCTACGGTGTAACACTGGAGTTACGATATCGACTAAAttggtccccggcaacggcgccaaaaacttgatgcgCTGCAAGTATACAGCCTTGCcgcgtgtagttttaaaagattatcgatcccacagAGACCAATAGTCGACCTACCGTTATCTAATGTTAcgttgtaaatctaaggctaaatagtaaatagtagtagaatttttaaataaaacaaaaagaaaatatttttttgggtttttagaATAATAAAGCGTATTGCTAGGATGAGCTCTTAGTTGCTTCACAGGGTTCGATATTTAATTCGCGCTAAGTAAAATTACTACCGCATCTAATtgtcgtattttaataaaagcgatgctccaggcgaaagccgttctcacttccagctttcacaactctcatcatgaaattataaaatacttatcaAAGTAGTTTTCGTGCTAAGTAAAATTACTACACCACCTAGTTGTCGTATTTTAATAAAGTCGATGCTCCAGGCGAAAGCCGTTCTCACTTCCAGctctcacaactctcatcatgaaattaataaaatactttacaaaGTAGTTGCGTTGCTTCTAGATATTTAGTGGTGTAAACAATTAAGTTTTCGAATTATATTggtttaaaaacactaatctcagctatCGCGAATCTTGACTAATGTTGTAGATTATAAAGGTGATGCTAAACTCTCGTCTCACATCCGCTAATAAAGTACTTTTTGAAaaccaaatataattaaattacttcTAATCCTAAGTGGGCGTTCTTCCGAATTAGAAATAATTATCGACTCTAATCCTAAGTGGGCGTTCTTCCGAATTAGAAtcaatgttcagtttttactatctagtagaaatctcaagTGGCGTTCTATGTTGATcctactttaattaattctcactctcgtgacaaattatagtcatttaaaaataaaaactgctTAAAGAAAACTTAAAAGAAACTAGCGCGCGAACTAACTATCGAAACCCTACTAGCTACTAATCACACATCCTAGCAATATTaaattagctagacataactaaaactaaagacgaaataaataaataagcgggaaataaaaacataaagcaaataaataaataaagcataaataaataaaaacaataaagaaaaataaaagaaagaaaataaaataaaaacctgGACAAAAGCTCCAAGGAATAACGTCggcacaaaagaaaataatattcaacTTTAGAAAGAATTCCCGCAAAGGCTTAAGAATTCTTTCCAACTAACTATACGAGTTATATTCTCGTTTTACAAGTTAATTGTTACAAAGTTGTGTGTCTAGAAAGTGGAGAAAAGGGGCCTATTTATACTAATTTCACAAGAGACAAAACATCAAtttggccgatgtgggacttaaggAAAAATAGCGCGTGACCGTTTGATGAAACGTGTGGCCATGATGAAAAAGGAATGTGGCGGGTGCCACCTTGTGTGCATGTGGCGGTTGCCACTTTTGGTTGGCTGGTGGGCGCCACTTTGGAGGAGCTGGCAGTTGCCATTTTTCCTTGGTGGCAGGCGCCACTTCTTTGCTTTTGtgtgggctgcacatgtgtggctcAATTGGCTGCACGTGTGTGGCCTTTTTGTCCGGTTTTTGCTCCTTTTTGGTCCGTTTTCGCTcttttcttcaactcgtacaatttttatctgtttatttaaaatacgagaaataagtaacgattcataatataaaacttcgaaatcgaaataaaaataattaaaatataatagtaaattaactaaataaatagcatatttttaggCGTATCAGTATTTCCATTCGGTTCTTGCGAGTCGTCGTCGGAGGAACGCTATTTCTTCTTTACAGGTGGATGGCATTATGGTGGAGGGTGTGCACCCTATTCGGCAGGCTGTTGTCTCACATTTTGCGTCTCATTTTAAGGCTATCAATGTGGAGCGACCTGATGTTGATAACCTTAACTTTAAACGTTTGAATATGCTTGACAGGGGTAGCCTTATCAAGCCTTTCTCAATGGCGGAAGTTAAGGCTGCTGTATGGGATTGTGATAGCTTTAAAATCCCTGGTCCTGATGGGATCAGTTTTGGTTTTATTAAAGATTTTTGGGTCGAGCTTCAGGGTGATGTGATGCGCTTTATCTCGGAGTTTCATCGAAATGGTAAGTTGACTAAAGGCCTAAACTCTACTTTCATCGCCTTGATTCCTAAGGTGGATAGTCCCCAACAGCTGAATGATTTTCGTCCTATTTCGTTGGTGGGAAGCCTATATAAAATCCTTGCAAAGGTTTTAGCTAATCGTTTGAGATTGGTGATTGGTGATCGTGTGACGCGACAATGAccgcaagtatacagtcgtgtcgtgtagttttaaaagatatcgaacccaaaggaccaataatcgacctaccgtattctagtgttgctttgtaaatctaaggctaatgatttaaagggttatgattaattgaataactaaaataagagagataaatattttttagatttttaatatgtaaataaaatattgctaggacgtgctattagttgcttcagagggttcaatacttagttcgcgctagacaaaattactaccacatctaattgtcgtattttaataaaatcgatgctccaggcgaaagccgttctcacttccagctctcacaactctcatcatgaaattaataaaatactttacaaagtagttgcattacttctagattttagtggtgtaaacaattaaattttcgaaactatattgttttaaaaatacaattcagatagtattataaattataaaggtggtgcttaactctcgtcctcacacccgctaataaaatactctttgaaaaacaatataatttaattaactctaatcccaactctcgttgcgaattagatttaatgttcagtttttactatctagtagaaatctcacgctctcgctctattgatttttactttaattaattctcactctcgtgacgaattataatcaacgcttaattaaaaactgcttaagaaaataaaaccgttgtcagttttcaagaattatatttaatttaaaaacactaatctcagctctcgcaaatcttgactagcgttatacttagataaaataaatgctcagctctcacgcgctcacttacctatataagtacctttgaaaatcaatataaaactcattaatcctaaatagctctcgcggactttagaactaacggtcagttttaactatccgaccctaaacctcaactctcgtcaatgttggtttattgcctttaaaacaatcctcactctcgtgacgaattatttgaaaacgtatttatttaaaactggtggttgaaaactattaggcgcgaattaactaccgaacccctattagctactaactacacatcctagcaacgctaaacttagctagacataactaaaaataaagacataaaaataaaataagcaaataaataaatagacataaaaataaaagcagaaattaaaagcataaaataaaagcaataaaataaagacaagaaataaataagaccataaaataaaataagaacctgaattaaaaagaaatctcGAGTACGGATTCCGACAGCGTAACggtaggaaaataaaaaaaacttattttattctcaacggagaataaaataatactaaactctcaactttagagaagaaaaccttgtggtactaagcctagttctcaattctccaagtcaagtgttatgtttttgagtgaagagaactagcctatttatactaaaatacaaggaGGAAAAGACA
Coding sequences within it:
- the LOC123897629 gene encoding uncharacterized protein LOC123897629, which produces MPNTRSRGEIIEQPFDEPERLLNERRRNLSTQPENIETEILTLEVTEEIINEIVDEPVMAENRPLRSYAIPSQEEPHNSIAAPAIEANNFELKPSLLAIVQQNQFSGNPADDPNLHLSIFLQYADTIKANGVSPEAIRLRLFPFSLRDKARAWLQSLPSNSVATWDELKKVFLARYFPPSKTAMLRAQINGFRQRDNESLFEAWERYKEMIRICPHHGLENWLIIHTFYNGLLYNTRMTIDAAAGGALMDKPYNQAYQLIESMAQNHYQWGNERTTVEKPQTKGGMYEISNMDHINAKLDALTQKIESLTNAPKATMAATIQNCELCGAQGHAIAECRLLTEAPTDQVNYTQGNSYNQNQRNHPYLSYNSNNALYAPGQAPTPSPPGFQKPAQNAPMKSNLELMIENFIAIQTQTNKEVLNQNIHTNEQIKQLTSRLDVLTTHTRMLETQIAQVAQKQASTAAPAGIFPGQPEPNPRGHVNAIILRSGNRYEGPADPRTNTPTIHQDSDEVTKGESEQNIKDKENSGEEIIEKKKPYIPPPPYQPPIPYPQRFEKSKSEGQFRKFVELLKKLNITIPFTEAITQMPSYAKFLKEILTKKKKIEDEEIVMLTAECSAILQNDMPHKLKDPGSFSIPCVIGNYVIDRALCDLGASISLMPMSICEKLNLGELRPTKMSIQFADRSVKYPLGILENVPVRVGQFYIPTDFIVMDIREDSNTPIILGRPFLATAGAVIDVKEGKLTFVVGEEKAEFILTQLMKAPAIDDSCYMVDVIQECRKESEKDQTKHSEILKTSTPPTHKNGDDDLAKCLEITQVPKPSHVKPTLKLKTPSRLQKGTPVAPNKLKGPVSKKIPPDILKDHPENNIAQNKIPPGVSKKKKEKKKRRPMKWSDIFKWRPKNIEHNLKDVSLEEEPC